A portion of the Lolium rigidum isolate FL_2022 chromosome 1, APGP_CSIRO_Lrig_0.1, whole genome shotgun sequence genome contains these proteins:
- the LOC124682317 gene encoding cyclin-D4-2-like, giving the protein MAPSCYDVAASMLLCPEDSIDIMCLEEEEDVVAPAGKRRGRSPDADFGADLFPPQTEECVAGLVRREPEHMPRADYGDRLRAGGGLDLRVRRVAVDWIWKVYTYYNFGPLTAYLAVNYLDRFLSRYELPEGKAWTTQLLSVACLSLAAKMEETYVPPSLDLQIGEERYLFEAKTIQKMELLVLSTLNWRMQAVTPFSYIDHFLDLLNGGNATPRGWLFQSSSELILSVARGTVCLGFRPSEIAAAVAAVVVGDVNDADLAKACTHVDKARVLRCQQQLMLHHRRSAMASSSYSPAPSSPVGVLDASCLSCKSDDATTIAAHGSCFHDGSPVTSKRRKISMTGQSAQ; this is encoded by the exons ATGGCTCCGAGCTGCTACGACGTGGCCGCGTCTATGCTCCTCTGCCCCGAGGACAGCATCGACATCATGtgcttggaggaggaggaggatgtggTGGCGCCGGCGGGGAAGAGGCGAGGCCGGTCGCCGGACGCGGATTTCGGGGCGGACTTGTTCCCGCCGCAGACGGAGGAATGCGTGGCCGGTTTGGTGCGGAGAGAGCCGGAGCACATGCCCCGGGCGGACTACGGCGACAGGCttcgcgccggcggcggcctggATCTCCGCGTCCGCAGGGTGGCCGTGGATTGGATTTGGAAG GTTTACACATACTACAATTTTGGACCTCTGACTGCCTACCTGGCTGTGAATTACCTGGACCGTTTCCTCTCGCGGTACGAGCTGCCG GAAGGCAAGGCTTGGACGACGCAGCTGCTCTCGGTGGCTTGCTTGTCTTTGGCTGCTAAGATGGAGGAAACTTATGTCCCGCCATCTCTGGATCTTCAG ATCGGCGAAGAACGGTACCTGTTCGAGGCCAAGACGATCCAGAAAATGGAGCTTCTCGTTCTGAGCACCCTCAATTGGAGAATGCAGGCCGTGACCCCTTTCTCCTACATCGACCACTTCCTGGACCTGCTCAACGGCGGCAATGCGACGCCGCGAGGCTGGCTCTTCCAATCGTCATCGGAGCTCATCTTGTCCGTAGCCAGAG GAACCGTATGCCTGGGGTTTCGACCCTCGGagatcgccgccgccgtggccgcagTCGTGGTCGGAGACGTGAACGATGCTGACCTCGCAAAGGCTTGCACCCATGTAGATAAG GCGAGGGTGCTGCGATGCCAGCAGCAGCTGATGCTGCATCATCGTCGGTCggccatggcctcctcctcctactcccctGCGCCATCGAGCCCTGTTGGGGTGCTGGACGCTAGCTGCCTCAGCTGCAAAAGCGATGATGCCACAACTATTGCCGCACATGGAAGCTGCTTCCATGATGGCTCGCCGGTTACCAGCAAGAGGAGGAAGATCAGCATGACCGGTCAAAGCGCCCAATGA